The Prunus persica cultivar Lovell chromosome G8, Prunus_persica_NCBIv2, whole genome shotgun sequence genome includes a region encoding these proteins:
- the LOC18766464 gene encoding TMV resistance protein N codes for MAAEANSSPSSSSSSSCRDRRWKYDVYLSCSGDDMPRSFTDPLDVALTGQGIRTFRFRNGGASNPPVIFLKAIENSRFSILVLSRKYAHSIRCLNELEKIVECRKEMGQAVLAVYFDVDPAETFTILFVALDLKRYKAQNIELIVKVLRAELRSSLPISLHEWNSKLLEKKKSDAVKMIIQGLNDNEKRIFLDIVCFFKGMEKKRVEEILDCDGCCPCSAIEVLIENSLVTILDNKVMMDRFIQETGQEIVSAESLGERGKQSRLWLTDDILDVLGNNKGTDAVEGIDIHFPELKEAQWNEEAFSNMPCLRFLRIHGLYMTEVPIHLSNALTFLEWCGYPGKVLPQSFQPEELRELNLCSSKIERPWAGKMLKFINVSYSRELSSTPDFSGTPNLQRLDFEGCLNLVEIDPSIALLKRLIFLSFKECTSLESLPSPIAMESLEVFILSGCSNIKKFPEFVVPMDHWLELYLDKTAIEKLPLSIGHLTALTLLKLKDCKNLTCLPRNIHKLESLQTVDVSGCSKLRKPPESLGRISCLERLDAGGTSIIDVSPSIFLLKILEALSLRGCKGILRLQLPPVSSLTLLNLSDCNLQQGTIPADIGCLASLVSLDLSKNSFDRVPTGTSQLTKLQGLNVESCKNLESMPELSSNIDFSVGSAGHYSHERLSCPSNFFRMGDSCLNFVNCSKLAGNQDCNNAFTMLRRFLKGNPCPGKKFETIIPGKELPQYFSYQHEGSVVSMSLPQNWYTDKCMGYAVCAVVGFRRYRPANSLGKLRHEAFGTTHGLGCEVKCSKSDIPGLHPFLRCSQELSQIESDHLWISFVSCENFSTEWKNCCRHPEFSFQPYGAGLVVKKSGVRLIYLQDIEDRKLIMTQSRGSASPCEVVNVWNNDFSGSESLQGAIVQQSDSLQEIGGTISNSKVDDAALDNVHLSKKCRN; via the exons ATGGCTGCTGAAGCAAACTcaagtccttcttcttcttcttcttcttcttgtagaGACCGTAGATGGAAATATGATGTTTACCTCAGTTGCAGTGGCGACGACATGCCGAGGAGTTTTACAGACCCCTTAGATGTTGCTTTGACTGGGCAAGGAATTCGCACATTTAGATTTAGGAATGGAGGAGCATCTAATCCCCCAGTAATCTTCTTAAAGGCAATTGAAAATTCAAGATTTTCAATCCTTGttctttcaagaaaatacGCCCATTCAATACGGTGCTTGAATGAGCTTGAGAAGATCGTTGAATGCAGGAAAGAGATGGGACAGGCAGTTCTGGCAGTTTACTTCGACGTGGATCCAGCTGAG ACATTCACAATTTTGTTTGTAGCACTGGACTTGAAAAG GTACAAAGCACAAAATATTGAACTAATCGTTAAAGTTTTACGGGCTGAATTGCGTAGCTCACTACCTATTTCTCTACATGAGTGGAATAGTAAATTgcttgagaaaaagaaaagtgatgCAGTCAAGATGATTATTCAAGGCCTAAATGACAATGAGAAGAGAATTTTTCTAGatattgtttgtttctttaaagGAATGGAGAAAAAGCGAGTAGAGGAAATCCTAGATTGTGATGGTTGTTGCCCGTGCAGTGCAATAGAAGTCCTCATTGAGAATTCCCTCGTAACTATTCTAGACAATAAAGTGATGATGGATAGGTTCATACAAGAAACTGGGCAAGAAATTGTTAGTGCCGAGTCTCTTGGGGAGCGTGGTAAGCAAAGCAGGTTGTGGCTTACTGACGACATCCTTGATGTATTGGGGAACAATAAG GGCACAGATGCAGTTGAAGGCATTGACATACACTTTCCTGAACTCAAAGAGGCACAATGGAACGAAGAGGCCTTCTCTAATATGCCTTGTCTTAGATTTCTCCGTATTCATGGTCTGTATATGACCGAAGTCCCCATACATCTATCTAATGCCTTAACGTTTCTCGAGTGGTGTGGGTATCCTGGAAAAGTTCTCCCACAAAGTTTTCAACCTGAGGAACTTCGCGAACTGAATTTGTGCAGTAGCAAAATCGAACGGCCTTGGGCTGGAAAAATG TTGAAATTCATCAATGTTAGCTACTCCCGAGAGCTGTCCAGCACGCCCGACTTTTCAGGTACTCCGAATCTTCAGAGATTAGATTTTGAAGGTTGTCTGAATCTGGTGGAGATAGACCCATCCATTGCTCTGCTCAAAAGGCTTATATTCTTGAGTTTTAAAGAATGTACAAGTCTAGAAAGTCTTCCATCTCCGATTGCAATGGAGTCCCTTGaagtttttattctttctggctgttcaaacattaagaaattTCCAGAATTTGTGGTACCTATGGACCACTGGTTGGAACTTTATTTAGATAAGACAGCAATAGAAAAGTTACCGTTATCAATTGGACACCTGACTGCCCTAACAttattaaaactaaaagatTGCAAGAATCTCACGTGTCTTCCAAGAAATATTCACAAGTTGGAGTCCCTCCAAACTGTCGATGTTTCTGGATGCTCAAAACTTCGAAAGCCGCCAGAAAGCTTGGGGAGGATAAGTTGTCTGGAGCGGCTTGATGCGGGTGGTACCTCCATAATCGATGTATCACCATCCATTTTCCTTCTGAAGATTCTTGAAGCTTTATCTCTTCGTGGATGTAAAGGGATTCTGCGATTGCAGTTGCCACCTGTATCTTCTTTGACACTATTGAATCTAAGTGACTGCAATCTTCAGCAGGGAACAATCCCAGCTGATATTGGTTGCTTAGCCTCATTAGTATCATTAGATCTTAGTAAAAACAGTTTTGATAGAGTTCCCACAGGCACTAGTCAGCTTACTAAGCTTCAAGGTTTGAATGTGGAGAGTTGTAAAAATCTTGAGAGTATGCCAGAGCTATCATCAAATATAGACTTCAGTGTTGGATCAGCtggccactattcacatgaaagGCTATCTTGTCCCTCGAATTTTTTCAGAATGGGGGACTCTTGcttgaattttgttaactGCTCCAAATTGGCTGGCAATCAAGACTGCAACAATGCATTTACAATGCTAAGGAGGTTCCTTAAG GGAAACCCTTGTCCAGGAAAGAAGTTTGAAACTATAATACCTGGCAAAGAACTTCCTCAGTATTTCAGTTATCAACATGAGGGGTCTGTAGTAAGCATGAGCTTACCTCAGAATTGGTATACGGATAAGTGCATGGGATATGCTGTTTGTGCTGTTGTTGGTTTCCGTCGATATCGTCCAGCTAACTCGCTTGGTAAATTGAGGCATGAAGCGTTTGGAACTACACATGGTCTCGGCTGTGAAGTGAAGTGCAGTAAGTCGGATATACCTGGCTTGCATCCTTTCTTACGCTGCAGCCAAGAACTAAGTCAAATTGAGTCAGATCACCTTTGGATCTCCTTTGTATCTTGTGAAAATTTTAGTACAGAGTGGAAAAACTGCTGTCGTCACCctgaattttcatttcaacccTATGGCGCTGGCTTAGTGGTGAAGAAGAGTGGGGTTCGTTTGATATATCTGCAAGATATTGAAGATAGGAAACTAATAATGACCCAATCTAGAGGCAGTGCCTCCCCTTGTGAGGTTGTTAATGTGTGGAATAATGATTTTAGTGGATCAGAATCTTTACAAGGTGCCATTGTTCAACAATCTGACAGTCTACAGGAAATTGGTGGAACAATAAGTAACTCCAAGGTGGATGACGCAGCCTTAGACAACGTCCATTTATCAAAGAAATGTCGAAATTGA
- the LOC18768649 gene encoding TMV resistance protein N has translation MTVAERLWSCGFQSDIGIKVLVEKSLITISDNMVLMHDLFQVMGQAIVVQQSKEPGGRSRLWRSRDIYPVLRDNTGTKSVEGIVLPFPESEEAKCNPEAFFQMSNLRILKIHNVHLPGGLKYLPDSLRFLEWRGYPEKDLPPDFEAHELVELSMCHSSIKQLWIGVKTFGKLKVIDLSHSLNLTRIPNCIGVQNLGRLDLEGCKSLVEIHPSVGALKKLTSLNVKNCISLRILPAKIEMELLEAFILSGCSSLKRISEFVSPMENLREIFLDGIAIESIPSSIECLTSLSSFDMRGCKYLNCLPSTIGNLKSLKSLNVSRCPKLAKLPESFGELESLEEIDISETSIKEWPSSSFVLKNLKSLTFRGRKSGQRWFMSLRFLSWPMKRCQPMSSFVPPLSGLSSLMHLDLSDRNLLEGEMPMDIDCLTSLVSLNLSGNHLIILPERISRLSKLEILYLSGCKKLQHLPVLASDISLEVMADGCTSLKMLQCPSNLDRLKWSCFNFINCFGLIDQESCNDIAFVMLKMYLKRVPFPEDRYEIIIPGRNIPWWFSYKNLGSSVSVKQRPQCRKNKWMGYAVCAVFEVSSSGWNVTCDLKVNGKEKYPAPLIATNVQPVGEHLWLFYVSRDISFDREWQNSCNQLTFSFTNSSCCFVKKCGVRLVYQKDVEDFDNITTQSSIDISPYEAMDDKSASITGDVESDENYQFSEQLDTLSEGDIAILLTG, from the exons ATGACAGTAGCAGAAAGATTATGGAG TTGTGGCTTTCAATCAGATATTGGCATAAAGGTTCTTGTGGAGAAGTCTCTGATAACAATTTCTGATAACATGGTGTTGATGCATGATTTGTTTCAAGTAATGGGTCAGGCAATTGTAGTTCAACAATCTAAAGAACCTGGTGGGCGTAGTAGGTTGTGGCGTTCTAGGGACATCTATCCTGTTTTGAGGGATAATACG GGGACAAAATCAGTTGAAGGAATTGTCCTACCCTTTCCTGAATCAGAAGAGGCAAAATGCAATCCTGAAGCATTTTTCCAGATGTCTAATCTTAGAATTCTCAAAATTCATAATGTGCACCTTCCCGGAGGACTCAAATATCTTCCTGATTCCTTGAGATTTCTTGAATGGAGAGGTTATCCTGAAAAGGATCTTCCACCAGATTTTGAAGCCCATGAGCTTGTTGAACTCAGCATGTGCCATAGTAGCATTAAACAACTTTGGATTGGAGTAAAG ACTTTTGGCAAGTTGAAAGTCATCGACCTTAGTCATTCACTAAATTTGACAAGAATTCCGAATTGCATTGGGGTCCAAAATCTTGGAAGATTAGATCTTGAGGGATGTAAAAGTCTAGTTGAGATTCACCCATCCGTTGGAGCTCTCAAAAAGCTTACTTCCTTAAATGTTAAAAACTGCATAAGTCTACGGATTCTTCCAGCAAAGATTGAAATGGAACTTCTTGAGGCTTTTATTCTTTCTGGCTGCTCAAGTCTTAAAAGGATTTCGGAATTTGTGAGCCCTATGGAGAATTTAAGGGAGATTTTTTTAGACGGAATTGCTATTGAAAGTATACCATCTTCAATTGAATGTTTGACTAGCCTTTCTTCTTTCGACATGAGAGGTTGCAAATATCTAAATTGTCTTCCAAGTACCATTGGCAATTTGAAGTCTCTTAAAAGTTTAAATGTATCTAGGTGCCCAAAACTTGCCAAACTGCCAGAAAGCTTTGGGGAACTAGAGTCTTTGGAGGAGATTGATATAAGTGAAACTTCTATAAAGGAATGGCCGTCTTCCAGTTTCGTTTTGAAGAACCTTAAATCATTAACTTTTCGTGGACGTAAATCAGGACAACGATGGTTTATGTCTCTCCGGTTTCTGTCATGGCCAATGAAGAGATGCCAGCCTATGAGTTCATTCGTGCCTCCCCTATCAGGGCTCTCTTCTCTAATGCACTTAGATCTAAGTGATCGAAATCTTTTGGAAGGAGAAATGCCCATGGATATTGACTGCTTAACGTCTTTAGTATCATTGAACTTAAGTGGAAATCATCTTATTATCCTTCCTGAACGCATTAGCAGACTTTCTAAACTTGAGATTTTGTACTTAAGTGGTTGCAAGAAGCTGCAGCACCTTCCAGTCCTTGCCTCAGATATAAGCTTAGAAGTAATGGCAGATGGCTGTACTTCACTGAAAATGCTGCAATGCCCTTCAAATTTGGACAGATTGAAGTGGTCCTGttttaatttcatcaattgcttTGGATTGATTGACCAAGAAAGCTGCAATGATATAGCATTTGTGATGCTCAAAATGTACCTCAag AGAGTTCCTTTTCCAGAAGATAGATACGAAATTATAATTCCTGGAAGAAACATTCCTTGGTGGTTCAGCTATAAAAACTTGGGGAGTTCAGTAAGTGTAAAGCAACGTCCGCAGTGCCGTAAAAATAAGTGGATGGGATATGCTGTATGCGCTGTGTTTGAGGTTTCAAGCAGCGGATGGAACGTCACTTGTGACTTGAAAGtcaatggaaaagaaaagtaccCTGCGCCTTTAATAGCAACCAATGTCCAACCTGTAGGGGAACATCTATGGCTGTTCTATGTGTCTCGTGATATCAGCTTCGACAGAGAGTGGCAAAACAGTTGCAATCAGTTAACATTTTCATTCACAAATTCAAGCTGCTGCTTTGTAAAGAAGTGTGGTGTCCGTTTGGTATATCAGAAAGATGTGGAAGATTTCGACAATATAACAACTCAATCCAGCATTGACATTTCTCCATATGAGGCTATGGATGACAAATCTGCATCT ATTACAGGGGATGTGGAATCTGATGAAAATTATCAGTTTTCGGAGCAGCTTGATACACTGTCTGAAGGGGACATTGCAATATTGTTGACAGGATAA
- the LOC18766315 gene encoding TMV resistance protein N, producing the protein MELTTKRACSSPLPSARPWKYDVFFSFRGVDTRKGFTAHLYESLLRQGIKTFTCDSDSERQRGEEISAQLLSAIKESRISIVVISENYACSTWCLDELSKILECSQARDSVLPIFYDVDPSDLRKQRGTLAAAFVGLEKRFKHETEKVVRWRAALKEVASISGWISEDSCDEPELIKEIVACILSRVRPDSQEKLVGIDSRLEQLDLLLDARSEDVLYIGIWGMNGIGKTTIAKMLYERIRHKYEVTSFLGGVREDSETNGLVSLQKSLSKSLLNRDTEDGGIHEEALMNKLSQKKVLLILDDVDHISQLDKLCGNQDWFGPGSRILITTVNEQLLIAHGVERRFKVQELNEDDALQLFSWRAFKRDYPDKKFTDLSISFLNYAKGLPLALKVLGSFLYKRGQDAWSSALYKLKEVYKGDVMDTLKISYDGLDEQEKDVFVDIACFFKGKCKDQVVEMLDNMGFCSRSVMDVLIEKSLLTISHNKVWMHDLLQDMGWEIVRQQATEPGKRSRLWTNDSLSFIILCNSLFIVRYSGTTAVHGISLDLRESKEAQWDFRAFSHLVNLSLLKIRDPQGLNCFSNSLGFLEWSEHPLKSLPTGFQPENISELSMHDCSIQLLCNGKQNFFGLKVIDLRHSLNLTEIPDLTSVPNLERLCFKGCKRLVEIHPSTGVLKRLISLNLENCRSLKSLPSQIAMEYLESLILSGCSNVKKIPEFGGHMKHLLDISLDGTATENIPLSVERLTKLSSLDLRNCINLRCLPSNIGKLTSLQSLRLSGCSNLDALPESFGELRCLEKIDLTGTAIKEWPSSIVLLNLKSLFFRGPKGPSRQPWHMALPFRLRPMKSRQHMNSFLPSLSGLRSLTELDLSDSNLVEGAIPDDISCLSSLVSLNLSGNNFHSLPITISLLSKLENLYLSDCKSLQQLPVLSSYITLEVMADGCTSLKTLQYPSNLDRLKSSCFNFINCIGLVDKGGCKKIAFSMLKRYLKRVPYPGDRYEIVIPGTEIPSWFSHQRVGSSVSVQLTPRWHDNKWKGYALCTVFEVFGSGWELNCFLKVNGKEQYPAPLLVTNVQPLSDHLWLLYISRDLTFGNEWQHSCNQLIFSFKSSGPSLVKKCGARLVYEQDVEEFNRMLTHSSRTISPYEATNVHHDENSTSLQGAIVQPNYNHCEWKGLYGSSSFHEESEFKRFRRI; encoded by the exons ATGGAATTGACAACAAAGAGAGCCTGTTCATCACCTCTTCCTTCAGCTCGTCCATGGAAATATGATGTCTTTTTCAGTTTTAGGGGGGTAGACACCCGCAAGGGTTTTACAGCCCATTTATATGAATCACTGCTACGTCAAGGAATTAAGACTTTCACTTGTGACTCAGACTCAGAACGTCAAAGAGGAGAAGAGATTTCTGCACAACTCTTATCAGCAATTAAAGAATCAAGAATTTCCATCGTTGTGATCTCTGAGAATTATGCTTGTTCAACATGGTGCCTGGATGAACTTTCAAAAATTCTTGAATGCTCTCAAGCGAGAGATTCAGTTCTACCAATATTCTATGATGTGGATCCTTCTGATTTACGAAAGCAAAGGGGTACTTTAGCGGCAGCCTTCGTTGGCCTTGAAAAAAGGTTTAAGCATGAAACTGAGAAGGTGGTGCGATGGAGAGCTGCGTTAAAAGAAGTTGCTAGTATTTCTGGGTGGATTTCAGAGGATAGTTG CGATGAACCAGAGCTCATCAAAGAAATTGTTGCATGCATACTATCTAGAGTACGTCCTGACTCTCAAGAAAAGCTGGTTGGAATTGATTCAAGATTAGAACAACTGGATTTGCTTTTAGATGCAAGGTCAGAAGATGTTCTCTATATAGGGATATGGGGGATGAATGGAATAGGTAAGACAACCATTGCGAAGATGCTTTACGAAAGAATTCGTCATAAATATGAAGTCACAAGCTTTCTTGGCGGTGTTAGAGAGGATTCTGAGACAAATGGTCTAGTCAGTCTACAAAAAAGCCTTTCCAAGAGCCTTTTGAATAGAGATACAGAAGATGGGGGCATTCATGAAGAAGCCCTAATGAATAAGTTAAGCCAAAAGAAGGTTCTTCTCATTCTCGATGATGTGGACCATATAAGTCAGTTAGATAAATTATGTGGAAATCAAGATTGGTTTGGTCCGGGGAGCAGAATCCTTATTACAACTGTAAATGAACAACTGCTAATTGCACATGGTGTGGAAAGAAGATTTAAAGTGCAGGAGTTAAATGAAGATGATGCTCTTCAACTTTTTAGCTGGAGAGCCTTTAAAAGAGATTATCCAGATAAAAAATTTACAGATCTGTCAATAAGTTTCTTGAATTATGCCAAGGGACTCCCATTAGCTCTTAAAGTGCTGGGATCATTTTTGTATAAAAGAGGTCAAGATGCATGGAGCAGCGCATTGTATAAACTGAAGGAGGTTTACAAGGGAGATGTTATGGATACCCTTAAAATAAGTTATGATGGATTAGACGAGCAGGAAAAAGATGTTTTCGTTGATATCGCATGCTTCTTTAAAGGAAAGTGCAAAGATCAAGTAGTTGAAATGCTAGACAATATGGGCTTTTGCTCGCGTAGTGTTATGGATGTTCTTATTGAGAAGTCTCTGTTGACAATCTCACATAACAAGGTTTGGATGCATGATTTGTTACAAGATATGGGATGGGAAATTGTTCGTCAACAAGCTACAGAACCTGGCAAACGCAGCAGGTTGTGGACCAATGATTCG TTATCCTTTATTATATTATGCAATTCACTTTTTATTGTTCGTTATTCGGGGACCACGGCAGTTCATGGCATATCCCTGGACTTGCGTGAATCTAAAGAGGCACAGTGGGATTTCAGAGCCTTTTCTCATCTGGTTAATCTTAGTCTCCTTAAGATCCGTGATCCACAAGGCCTCAACTGTTTTTCTAATTCCTTGGGGTTTCTTGAATGGAGTGAACATCCTTTAAAATCTCTCCCAACAGGTTTCCAGCCGGAGAACATTTCCGAACTCAGCATGCATGATTGTAGCATTCAACTGCTTTGTAATGGAAAACAG AATTTTTTCGGCTTGAAAGTCATCGATCTTCGTCATTCTCTAAATTTGACAGAAATCCCAGATCTTACAAGCGTCCCAAATCTTGAGAGATTATGTTTTAAGGGATGTAAACGTCTAGTTGAGATTCACCCATCCACAGGAGTTCTCAAAAGGCTGATTTCCTTAAATCTTGAAAATTGCAGAAGTCTAAAGAGTCTTCCAAGTCAGATTGCAATGGAATATCTTGAAAGTCTTATTCTTTCTGGTTGCTCAAATGTTAAAAAGATTCCCGAGTTTGGGGGACATATGAAGCATTTGTTGGATATTTCCTTGGATGGGACTGCAACTGAAAATATACCTTTGTCTGTCGAACGCCTGACTAAACTTTCTTCTTTGGATTTGAGAAATTGCATAAATCTTCGTTGTCTTCCAAGTAACATTGGCAAATTGACGTCTCTTCAAAGTCTTCGTCTTTCTGGATGCTCAAATCTTGACGCACTGCCTGAAAGCTTTGGGGAACTACGGTGTTTGGAGAAGATTGATTTAACTGGAACTGCTATTAAAGAATGGCCGTCTTCCATTGTCCTTTTGAACCTTAAATCATTATTTTTTCGTGGACCAAAAGGGCCGTCACGACAACCATGGCATATGGCTCTCCCTTTTCGATTAAGGCCAATGAAGAGCCGTCAGCATATGAATTCCTTCTTGCCTTCTCTATCTGGGCTTCGTTCTTTAACTGAATTAGATCTAAGTGATTCAAATCTTGTTGAAGGAGCAATCCCTGATGATATAAGCTGCTTATCCTCTTTAGTATCTTTGAACTTAAGCGGAAACAATTTTCATAGCCTTCCTATAACCATTAGCCTACTTTCTAAGCTTGAGAACTTATACTTGAGTGATTGCAAGAGTCTTCAACAGCTTCCGGTCCTTTCATCATATATAACTTTAGAAGTAATGGCCGATGGTTGTACTTCACTCAAAACGTTGCAATATCCGTCAAATTTGGACAGACTGAAGTCCTcatgtttcaatttcatcaattgcATTGGGTTGGTTGACAAAGGAGGCTGCAAGAAAATAGCATTTAGTATGCTCAAAAGATACCTTAAg AGAGTTCCATATCCTGGCGATAGATATGAAATTGTAATTCCTGGAACTGAAATTCCTTCATGGTTCAGCCATCAAAGAGTGGGGTCTTCAGTAAGTGTACAGCTAACTCCGCGTTGGCATGATAATAAGTGGAAgggatatgctctgtgcactGTTTTTGAAGTATTTGGCAGTGGATGGGAGCTCAATTGTTTTTTGAAAGTCAATGGGAAAGAACAGTATCCTGCACCTCTATTAGTAACTAATGTCCAGCCTTTGTCAGATCATCTTTGGCTATTGTACATCTCTCGTGATTTAACATTTGGGAATGAGTGGCAACACAGCTGCAATCAgttaatattttcattcaagAGCTCAGGCCCCAGCTTGGTAAAGAAGTGTGGTGCCCGTTTGGTGTATGAACAAGACGTTGAAGAGTTCAACAGAATGTTGACCCATTCCAGCCGCACGATTTCACCTTATGAGGCTACAAATGTCCATCATGATGAAAACTCTACATCTCTGCAAGGTGCCATTGTCCAGCCAAATTACAATCACTGTGAGTGGAAAGGACTATATGGAAGTAGTAGTTTTCATGAGGAATCAGAATTCAAAAGATTTCGAAGAATATGA
- the LOC109950794 gene encoding TMV resistance protein N-like, whose protein sequence is MALSTERASSSSFPRAIQWKYDVFLSFSGEDTRKRFTAHLYEELKYLGIRTFLDNPELEIGKPIPAELSSAITESRLAIIVISPNYASSTWCLDELLQILQCMEARDTVLPIFYDLEPSDVRKQTGSLAKAFSDHEKRFDTNKLRDWKAALTKVANLIGWTAKDKDEPGLIKEIVQKVQTKVPPVFWESKKLVGIEPRLEQLYSLLDIDSDDVHFIGLCGMDGIGKTTIAKIARKTLGDKFDVSRFFSVKMVSEKHGLVNLQRRLCKSLMKKNSEYWDNIDEEATMINFLFQKKVLLILDDVDDISQLENLCGNRDWFGPGSRIIITTANEKLLITHGVKIFKVPELDANEAIQLFSLKAFKRDYPDKKFTALSRCFVDCANGLPLALEVLGS, encoded by the exons ATGGCGTTGAGCACCGAAAGAGCCTCTTCATCGTCTTTTCCTAGAGCTATTCAATGGAAATATGATGTCTTTTTGAGTTTTAGTGGTGAAGACACCCGCAAGCGTTTTACAGCCCATTTATATGAGGAACTGAAATATCTAGGAATTAGAACTTTCTTGGATAACCCTGAACTTGAAATAGGAAAACCGATTCCTGCAGAACTGTCCTCAGCAATTACAGAATCAAGGTTAGCCATCATTGTTATCTCTCCAAATTATGCTTCTTCAACATGGTGCCTTGATGAACTCCTACAAATTCTTCAATGCATGGAAGCGAGAGACACAGTTCTGCCAATTTTCTATGATTTGGAACCTTCTGATGTTCGAAAACAAACGGGGAGCTTGGCGAAAGCCTTCAGTGACCATGAAAAAAGGTTTGACACAAATAAGCTGAGAGACTGGAAAGCGGCTTTAACAAAAGTCGCTAATCTTATAGGGTGGACTGCAAAGGATAA GGATGAACCAGGACTCATCAAAGAAATTGTTCAAAAGGTACAAACCAAAGTACCTCCTGTATTCTGGGAATCAAAAAAGCTGGTTGGGATTGAGCCAAGGTTGGAGCAACTATATTCGCTTTTAGATATCGACTCTGATGATGTTCACTTCATAGGGCTTTGCGGAATGGATGGGATTGGTAAGACAACCATTGCTAAGATAGCTCGCAAAACTCTTGGAGATAAATTTGATGTGAGCAGATTTTTCAGCGTTAAGATGGTCTCTGAAAAACATGGCCTTGTCAATTTACAAAGAAGACTTTGCAAAAGCCTTATGAAGAAAAATTCAGAATACTGGGACAACATTGATGAGGAAGCCACCATGATAAACTTCTTATTTCAAAAAAAGGTTCTTCTCATTCTTGATGACGTGGATGACATCAGTCAGTTAGAGAACTTGTGTGGAAACAGAGATTGGTTTGGTCCGGGGAGCAGAATCATTATTACAACTGCAAATGAAAAATTGCTAATTACACATGGTGTGAAAATATTTAAGGTGCCGGAGTTAGATGCAAACGAAGCTATTCAACTTTTTAGCTTGAAGGCCTTCAAAAGAGATTATCCAGACAAAAAATTTACAGCTTTATCTCGATGTTTTGTGGATTGTGCCAATGGCCTTCCGCTAGCTCTTGAAGTCTTGGGATCATAG